One Candidatus Aminicenantes bacterium genomic window carries:
- the murB gene encoding UDP-N-acetylmuramate dehydrogenase, translating into MSDQADEFARAYKRETGRAPGRDVPLREHSNFRIGGPADLFVATAASAELRMAVTMARAAGLRHRVIGGGFNLLFDDEGYRGLIIKNSARGIAFSAALETIEAASSAPIDELTETAASLGWGGLEFLAGIPGTIGGAVYGNAGAFGRAICDVLIEARIMHPDDRETRVGPETLEFGYRHSRLKRSSDILLGATLRLTSAPSDRIRAAMEENLALRTRRHPPRHTAYPGSYFKNPILADGTKQAAGFLLEQAGVRGLRIGGASVFPGHCNFIINDAGAAARDVLALAAEMKRRVLEKFGIGLEEEVVYLPASA; encoded by the coding sequence GGGCCCCTGGCCGGGACGTCCCCCTGCGCGAGCACTCCAATTTCCGGATCGGCGGTCCGGCCGACCTGTTTGTCGCCACGGCCGCATCGGCCGAGCTAAGGATGGCGGTGACGATGGCCCGGGCCGCGGGCCTTCGCCACCGGGTCATCGGCGGCGGCTTCAACCTTTTATTCGACGATGAGGGCTACCGCGGCTTGATCATTAAGAACTCGGCCCGCGGCATCGCTTTCTCGGCCGCCCTGGAGACGATCGAGGCCGCCTCCAGCGCGCCGATCGACGAGCTGACCGAGACGGCGGCATCGCTGGGTTGGGGCGGACTGGAATTCCTGGCCGGGATTCCCGGGACGATCGGCGGCGCCGTCTACGGCAACGCCGGGGCGTTCGGACGAGCCATATGCGACGTCCTGATCGAAGCCCGGATCATGCATCCCGACGACCGCGAAACCCGGGTCGGGCCGGAGACCCTAGAGTTCGGCTATCGGCATTCGCGGCTCAAGCGGAGCTCCGACATCCTGCTCGGCGCGACTCTCCGGCTGACCTCCGCCCCCTCCGACCGGATCCGGGCGGCCATGGAAGAAAACCTGGCTTTGCGGACGCGCCGCCATCCGCCCCGCCACACGGCCTATCCCGGAAGCTACTTTAAAAACCCGATCCTCGCCGACGGGACTAAGCAGGCCGCGGGATTTTTGTTGGAGCAAGCCGGAGTGCGGGGGCTCCGCATCGGGGGAGCCTCGGTCTTCCCGGGCCACTGCAATTTCATCATCAACGACGCCGGCGCCGCGGCGCGCGATGTGTTGGCCCTGGCCGCAGAGATGAAGCGGCGGGTCCTCGAAAAGTTCGGGATCGGCCTCGAGGAAGAGGTTGTTTACTTGCCGGCGTCCGCTTAA
- a CDS encoding NYN domain-containing protein, whose amino-acid sequence MAFIVDGNNFLGYAYPGQMRDPENRMALARRLLAFAHFTRSRIFLVFDGRASDDLAGLTRGDDKLRVYLPPEGETADAVIVELIDRQKDRRCLTLVSNDRELRAYAREAGAQSLVCRDFDARLKSALRERKAGREMLKPEERPSSFEVGFWMDLMEKKRR is encoded by the coding sequence ATGGCCTTCATCGTCGACGGCAACAATTTCCTGGGCTACGCCTACCCCGGCCAGATGCGCGACCCCGAAAACCGGATGGCCTTGGCCCGTCGGCTTCTGGCCTTCGCCCATTTCACCCGCAGCCGCATCTTCCTCGTCTTCGACGGCCGGGCCTCGGACGACCTGGCCGGACTGACCCGGGGGGACGACAAGCTGCGCGTCTACTTGCCGCCCGAGGGCGAGACGGCCGATGCCGTCATCGTGGAGCTCATCGATCGGCAGAAGGATCGCCGCTGCCTGACCCTGGTCAGCAACGACCGCGAGCTGCGGGCCTATGCCCGCGAGGCGGGGGCCCAATCGCTCGTCTGCCGGGATTTCGACGCCCGGCTGAAGTCGGCCCTGCGCGAGCGAAAGGCGGGCCGGGAAATGCTCAAGCCCGAGGAGCGGCCGTCGTCCTTCGAAGTCGGGTTCTGGATGGATTTAATGGAGAAAAAACGTCGCTGA
- a CDS encoding histidine triad nucleotide-binding protein — protein MNDCLFCKIAAKAIPAKIVYEDERILAFDDIRPQAPVHTLIIPKEHFASLNDVPAEKADLLAAILIKAREIAAAKGVGATGYRLVLNTARDSGQEVFHIHFHVLGGRPMHWPPG, from the coding sequence ATGAACGACTGCCTGTTCTGCAAGATCGCCGCCAAAGCCATCCCGGCCAAGATCGTCTACGAGGACGAGCGCATCCTGGCCTTCGACGACATTCGGCCGCAAGCGCCCGTGCACACCCTGATCATCCCCAAGGAGCACTTCGCCTCCCTCAACGACGTCCCGGCGGAGAAGGCCGACTTGCTGGCCGCCATTTTGATCAAGGCCCGGGAGATCGCCGCCGCCAAGGGCGTCGGGGCGACCGGCTACCGGCTGGTCCTCAACACGGCTCGCGACTCGGGCCAGGAAGTCTTCCACATCCATTTCCATGTCCTGGGCGGCCGGCCGATGCATTGGCCTCCGGGGTGA
- the murA gene encoding UDP-N-acetylglucosamine 1-carboxyvinyltransferase: MEKIRILGAPDVPLRGRVRISGSKNAVLPAIAASLLTEHRVVLTNIPLVRDVYSMLTLIRELGSEASLDRNTLGIQVPKLLSEEASYSLVRLMRASILVLGPLVARFGKAIVALPGGCAIGSRPIDLHIAGLQKLGARISLEHGYITAEADRLQGAEVHFEKTTVGGTENLLMAATLARGETILRNCAREPEIRCLCELLVKMGAKIDGIGEETIRITGVEALGGAEHAIIPDRIEAGTYMVASALTHGDILMDGVEPDHMATVIDKLRYSGTTIDDVGPGSVHVVGSEVIRPQDITTSPFPGFPTDMQAQFMVLMTQAAGTSIITETIFDRRFLHVNELLRLGANIEVTGDKAIVRGGAPLSGAEVTATDLRASASLILAGLIAHGTTTVNEVEHIDRGYESIEEKLRGLGARIERIKS; this comes from the coding sequence ATGGAAAAAATCCGCATCTTAGGCGCACCGGACGTCCCGCTCAGGGGACGGGTCCGCATCAGCGGCTCCAAGAACGCCGTCCTGCCGGCCATCGCCGCCTCGCTCCTGACCGAGCACCGGGTCGTCCTGACCAACATCCCGCTCGTGCGCGACGTCTATTCCATGCTGACGCTCATCCGCGAGCTGGGGTCCGAGGCCAGCCTGGACCGCAACACCCTGGGCATTCAAGTGCCCAAGCTTTTATCGGAAGAGGCTTCCTACAGCCTGGTCCGCCTGATGCGGGCTTCGATCCTTGTCCTCGGCCCCCTGGTGGCCCGCTTCGGCAAGGCCATCGTGGCCCTGCCCGGCGGCTGCGCCATCGGCTCGCGCCCGATCGACCTTCACATCGCCGGCCTGCAAAAGCTGGGTGCCCGCATCTCTCTCGAGCACGGCTACATCACCGCCGAGGCCGATCGCCTGCAGGGCGCCGAGGTCCACTTCGAGAAGACCACCGTCGGCGGGACCGAAAATCTGCTCATGGCGGCCACCCTGGCCCGCGGCGAGACGATCCTGCGCAACTGCGCCCGCGAGCCCGAGATCCGCTGCCTCTGCGAGCTGCTGGTCAAGATGGGGGCCAAGATCGACGGCATCGGCGAGGAAACGATCCGCATCACCGGCGTCGAGGCCCTGGGCGGCGCCGAGCACGCCATCATCCCCGATCGGATCGAAGCCGGAACCTACATGGTGGCGTCGGCCCTGACCCACGGGGATATCCTCATGGACGGAGTCGAGCCGGACCACATGGCGACGGTCATCGACAAGCTGCGCTATTCCGGCACGACCATCGATGACGTCGGCCCGGGCAGCGTCCACGTCGTCGGCAGCGAGGTCATCCGGCCTCAAGATATCACCACCTCGCCCTTTCCGGGCTTCCCGACCGACATGCAGGCCCAGTTCATGGTCCTGATGACCCAAGCCGCCGGGACGTCCATCATCACCGAGACGATCTTCGACCGCCGCTTTCTGCACGTCAACGAGCTGCTGCGGCTGGGTGCCAATATCGAAGTCACGGGCGACAAGGCCATCGTCCGCGGCGGGGCACCGCTGTCGGGCGCCGAAGTCACCGCCACCGACCTGCGGGCCTCGGCCTCGCTCATCCTGGCCGGGCTGATCGCCCACGGCACAACCACCGTCAACGAAGTCGAGCACATCGACCGCGGCTACGAGTCCATCGAGGAAAAGCTCCGCGGACTCGGCGCCCGCATCGAACGGATTAAATCTTAG
- a CDS encoding PLP-dependent transferase translates to MTETKTYGPGVRKYIDEAKRLQAEREAHLGLVRSWKFDTIAVHGLYSLEESYRNNQGALIEPLYLSSSQSYRDSDELEAALAYLIPTWCYTRIANPTTYYLEWALGLLEGYKTGFETSCCVTGSGMAAIAMAIDPFLAKQKEGEKINFVSCIQVYGGTFQLFNIRRAQERGIEVRWVMHPEDVQEWKSKIDANTRFVYMEGPSNPQQGFCDIRAVADAAHACDVPFIFDATCATPALMRPLAHGADIVVHSLTKSITAGGTAIGGALISRKPITTNIVNDHPLFKASFAEYVKFLPYRDNGPAAAPFNAMMALNDLRTLRSRMDLVSRNCQTVAEWLSGQPRVYQVDFLGLPSHRLHGLASRYMSLVDSEDANGRGLPRFGHLMSFRVDGPPENARKVFDGFKMIYRATDLGRIKSVATIPAISTHQQQGEEARRMADVPPQLIRLCVGGEDPADVIADLEQALARL, encoded by the coding sequence ATGACCGAAACTAAGACCTACGGACCCGGCGTCCGGAAGTACATCGACGAAGCCAAGCGGCTTCAGGCCGAGCGCGAAGCGCATCTCGGCCTGGTCCGCTCCTGGAAGTTCGACACCATCGCCGTACACGGCTTGTACTCGCTCGAGGAGTCCTACCGCAACAATCAAGGCGCTTTGATCGAGCCGCTCTATCTCTCCTCCTCCCAATCCTACCGGGACTCCGACGAGCTCGAAGCGGCCCTGGCCTACCTCATCCCGACCTGGTGCTACACCCGGATCGCCAACCCGACGACCTACTACCTGGAATGGGCCTTGGGCCTGCTCGAGGGCTATAAGACCGGCTTTGAGACCTCGTGCTGCGTGACGGGCTCCGGCATGGCGGCCATCGCCATGGCCATCGATCCGTTCCTGGCCAAGCAGAAGGAGGGCGAAAAGATCAACTTCGTCTCCTGCATCCAGGTCTACGGCGGGACCTTCCAGCTCTTCAACATCCGCCGGGCCCAGGAGCGGGGCATCGAGGTCCGCTGGGTCATGCATCCCGAGGATGTCCAGGAATGGAAGTCCAAGATCGACGCCAACACCCGGTTCGTCTATATGGAAGGGCCGAGCAATCCGCAGCAGGGCTTCTGCGACATCCGGGCCGTGGCCGACGCGGCCCACGCTTGCGACGTTCCCTTCATTTTCGACGCCACTTGCGCCACCCCCGCCCTGATGCGCCCGCTGGCCCACGGCGCGGACATTGTCGTCCATTCCCTGACCAAGTCGATCACCGCCGGCGGCACGGCCATCGGCGGGGCGCTCATCAGCCGCAAGCCGATCACGACCAACATCGTCAACGACCATCCCCTGTTCAAGGCCAGCTTCGCCGAATACGTCAAGTTCCTGCCCTACCGTGACAACGGGCCGGCGGCGGCGCCTTTCAACGCCATGATGGCCCTCAACGACCTGCGGACCCTGCGCTCGCGCATGGACCTGGTCAGCCGCAACTGCCAGACCGTGGCCGAGTGGCTGAGCGGGCAGCCGCGGGTTTACCAGGTCGATTTCCTGGGCCTGCCCTCGCATCGCCTGCACGGACTGGCTTCGCGCTACATGTCCCTCGTCGACTCCGAAGACGCGAACGGCCGCGGGCTGCCCCGCTTCGGCCACCTGATGAGCTTCCGGGTGGACGGCCCGCCGGAGAACGCCCGCAAGGTTTTCGACGGCTTCAAAATGATCTACCGGGCCACCGACTTGGGACGGATCAAGAGCGTCGCCACCATCCCGGCCATCTCCACCCACCAGCAACAGGGCGAAGAGGCGCGGCGGATGGCCGACGTTCCGCCCCAGCTCATCCGACTCTGCGTCGGCGGCGAAGACCCGGCCGACGTCATCGCCGATCTGGAGCAGGCTTTGGCCCGGCTCTGA
- a CDS encoding homoserine dehydrogenase produces MKLRLGIVGCGTVGQGFLEALDRKAADLQTRYGFEAKVTAVADPLRGNLIAPQGLDIRKTLKVLAAGGKMHAVDPRAAKFDGVPTADIIEAAGADLIAELTPTDIKTGEPAASHIRRALMTGKHVVTTNKGPVALHYRELSDLARKRKLHFRFEGTVMSGTPIFSLAERGFAGASIKEIRGILNGTTNFILSKMEAEGLDFAEALAQAQKLGFAEADPSADVEGRDALAKIVILANVLLDAGLKPASLNPSGITGINRAMIVAAREEGYRYKLIAYVRRDSARITAGVGPRKIPLTDPLAGVMGARNALTFDLDLLGPVTIEGPGAGRLETGHAVLQDVLAIHHDLK; encoded by the coding sequence ATGAAGCTGAGGCTCGGAATCGTCGGCTGCGGCACGGTCGGCCAGGGCTTTCTGGAAGCCCTCGACCGCAAAGCCGCCGACCTGCAAACCCGCTACGGCTTCGAGGCCAAGGTCACGGCCGTCGCCGATCCTCTCCGCGGCAACCTCATCGCCCCGCAGGGCCTGGACATCCGCAAGACCCTCAAGGTCCTGGCCGCAGGCGGCAAGATGCACGCCGTCGACCCCCGGGCGGCCAAGTTCGACGGGGTGCCCACGGCCGACATCATCGAGGCGGCAGGAGCCGACCTGATCGCCGAGCTGACCCCGACCGACATCAAGACCGGCGAACCGGCCGCGTCCCACATCCGCCGCGCCCTGATGACCGGCAAGCACGTCGTCACGACCAACAAGGGCCCGGTGGCTCTCCACTACCGCGAATTAAGCGATCTGGCCCGCAAGCGGAAACTGCACTTCCGGTTCGAGGGCACGGTCATGAGCGGGACCCCCATCTTCAGCCTGGCCGAGCGGGGCTTCGCCGGGGCCTCGATCAAGGAGATCCGGGGCATCCTGAACGGCACCACGAACTTCATCCTGAGCAAGATGGAGGCCGAGGGCCTGGACTTTGCCGAGGCCCTGGCCCAAGCCCAAAAGCTGGGTTTCGCCGAGGCCGACCCCTCGGCCGACGTGGAGGGCCGCGACGCCCTGGCCAAGATCGTCATCCTGGCCAACGTCCTCCTCGACGCCGGGCTCAAGCCGGCCTCCCTCAACCCGTCCGGCATCACCGGCATCAACCGGGCCATGATCGTGGCCGCCCGCGAGGAAGGCTATCGCTATAAGCTTATCGCCTATGTTCGGCGCGACAGCGCCCGCATCACGGCCGGGGTGGGGCCGCGCAAGATCCCCCTCACCGATCCGCTGGCCGGGGTCATGGGCGCCCGCAACGCCCTGACTTTCGACCTCGACCTGCTCGGCCCGGTGACCATCGAAGGGCCCGGCGCAGGGCGCCTGGAAACCGGGCACGCCGTCCTCCAGGACGTGCTTGCCATTCATCACGATTTGAAATAA
- a CDS encoding M55 family metallopeptidase, translated as MNQSTIEKDPHVRFSTGLGMTKRSTSWRTIGAAICAIILWRAVSLIASAAQTPAKGLKIFISVDMEGIDGVVNWDDVTVGGLDYGLFRRLMTQEVNAAIGAARAAGATEIVVRDAHDTGRNILPDLLDPGVKLLRDWSYGPLSMMEGIDKSFDAAIFIGYHARASTPDAVLKHTMTTKLLDVVINGRKMPEAGINGLIAGMFDVPVILVTGDKAIAGQARELFGDIETAIVKEGIGTAELGISPQAAQALIWEKTAAALRRLKEAKPFKPAPPYTLDVAFADEAGAQKASWIPGAVRKDEHTVSFKADDVMTLLKLFRLSKM; from the coding sequence ATGAACCAATCCACCATCGAAAAAGATCCCCACGTCCGGTTTTCAACCGGCCTCGGGATGACGAAGCGATCAACGTCATGGCGAACCATTGGCGCAGCAATCTGCGCGATCATACTATGGCGTGCCGTCTCACTCATCGCCTCCGCCGCCCAAACGCCCGCCAAGGGGCTCAAGATATTTATTTCCGTCGACATGGAAGGGATCGACGGCGTCGTCAATTGGGACGACGTGACCGTGGGCGGATTGGATTACGGCTTGTTCCGGCGGCTCATGACCCAGGAGGTCAACGCCGCGATCGGCGCCGCCCGCGCCGCGGGCGCGACCGAGATCGTCGTCCGGGACGCCCACGACACCGGCCGCAACATCCTGCCCGATCTCCTGGACCCCGGCGTCAAGCTTCTGCGCGACTGGAGCTACGGCCCGTTGAGCATGATGGAAGGGATCGACAAGTCTTTTGACGCCGCGATATTCATCGGCTACCACGCCCGGGCCTCGACACCGGATGCGGTCCTGAAGCACACCATGACGACCAAGCTTCTCGACGTCGTCATCAACGGCCGTAAGATGCCGGAGGCGGGGATCAACGGCCTCATCGCCGGGATGTTCGACGTCCCCGTGATCCTGGTTACGGGCGACAAGGCCATCGCCGGGCAGGCCCGCGAGCTGTTCGGGGACATCGAGACCGCCATTGTGAAAGAGGGCATCGGTACGGCCGAGCTGGGCATCTCGCCCCAAGCCGCCCAGGCCTTGATCTGGGAAAAGACGGCCGCTGCCCTGCGCCGGCTGAAGGAAGCCAAGCCGTTCAAGCCGGCCCCACCCTACACCCTCGACGTCGCCTTTGCCGACGAGGCGGGGGCCCAGAAGGCGTCTTGGATTCCCGGCGCGGTCCGCAAGGACGAGCACACCGTGAGCTTCAAGGCGGACGACGTCATGACCCTGCTCAAGCTTTTCCGCCTGTCCAAGATGTAG
- a CDS encoding M20/M25/M40 family metallo-hydrolase, producing MRRHRRSIALPAFVLLALGLFAAQDAPDLGMMNRIRFEGLQHSRVAKLAAYLSDVIGPRPTGSPEIGRANAWAADRMREWGLTNVALEPYENFGVGWAPRYVSAHLLEPHYAPLIAISVEWGSSTKGKIIGAPLYVDIKSKADFAKYKGRLAGRIVLYQPRIPVPTQFTPDARRYDAAGLAALAETPIRAAVPPDPDYVRGFLDELEDFFRAEGVGVLVSSSGASLREYGTVLARGVRQARDPKRPRPLPEIILAAEHYNRIHRIIEEFKEPAKMEVEVRTEFYDKDLLGYNVVGEIPGTDKADQVVMLGGHIDSWSAGTGAADDAAGCAVSLEAVRILKALGVKPRRTIRVVLWSAEEKGWVGSKAYVEKHFADPATMTLKPEHAKIAGYFNFDNGSGRIRGIYAQNNAAVKPIFEEWLKPFHDLGATDVVVRETGGSDHGALDYVGLPAFQFIQDPLDYGTRIHHTNMDVYDHLIIEDLMQASVVMAAFVYNAAMREEPLPRKPLPDLMHYPVRR from the coding sequence ATGAGACGTCACCGCCGCTCGATCGCGCTTCCCGCCTTCGTCCTCCTGGCCCTGGGCCTATTCGCCGCCCAGGACGCTCCCGACCTGGGCATGATGAACCGAATCCGGTTCGAAGGCCTGCAGCACAGCCGGGTGGCCAAGCTGGCCGCCTATCTCTCCGACGTCATCGGCCCCCGACCCACCGGATCGCCCGAAATCGGCCGGGCCAACGCCTGGGCGGCCGACCGGATGCGCGAATGGGGCCTGACGAATGTCGCCCTCGAGCCCTACGAGAATTTCGGCGTCGGCTGGGCCCCACGCTATGTCTCGGCCCACCTCCTCGAACCCCATTACGCGCCGCTCATCGCCATCTCGGTCGAGTGGGGGTCGAGCACGAAGGGCAAGATCATTGGAGCCCCTCTCTACGTCGACATCAAGTCCAAGGCCGACTTCGCCAAATACAAGGGCCGGCTCGCGGGGCGGATCGTGCTTTACCAGCCGCGGATTCCCGTCCCGACACAGTTCACCCCCGACGCCCGGCGCTACGATGCGGCTGGCCTAGCGGCCCTGGCGGAGACGCCCATCCGGGCCGCGGTACCGCCCGATCCGGACTATGTCCGCGGCTTTCTGGACGAGCTCGAGGACTTTTTCCGGGCCGAAGGCGTGGGCGTGCTGGTCTCCTCGAGCGGGGCCTCTCTGCGCGAGTACGGTACGGTCCTGGCCCGCGGCGTCCGCCAGGCCCGCGACCCGAAGCGTCCACGTCCCCTGCCCGAGATCATCCTGGCGGCCGAGCACTATAACCGCATTCACAGGATCATCGAGGAGTTCAAGGAGCCGGCCAAGATGGAGGTCGAGGTCCGGACGGAGTTCTACGACAAGGACCTCCTGGGCTACAACGTGGTCGGCGAGATTCCCGGCACGGACAAGGCCGACCAGGTCGTCATGCTCGGCGGCCACATCGACTCCTGGAGCGCGGGCACCGGCGCGGCCGACGACGCGGCCGGCTGCGCCGTCTCGCTCGAAGCCGTCCGCATCCTTAAGGCGCTCGGGGTCAAGCCCCGCCGGACGATCCGGGTCGTCCTCTGGAGCGCCGAGGAGAAGGGTTGGGTCGGTTCCAAGGCCTACGTCGAAAAGCACTTCGCCGATCCCGCCACGATGACCCTCAAGCCGGAGCATGCCAAGATCGCCGGTTACTTCAACTTCGACAACGGCAGCGGCCGCATCCGGGGCATCTACGCCCAGAACAACGCCGCCGTGAAGCCCATCTTCGAGGAGTGGCTGAAGCCGTTCCACGACCTGGGCGCGACCGACGTCGTCGTCCGCGAGACCGGCGGGTCGGATCACGGCGCCCTGGATTATGTGGGGCTGCCGGCTTTTCAGTTCATCCAGGACCCGCTCGACTACGGGACTCGCATCCACCACACCAACATGGACGTCTACGACCACCTGATCATCGAGGACCTGATGCAGGCCTCGGTGGTCATGGCCGCGTTCGTATACAACGCGGCCATGCGCGAGGAGCCGCTGCCGCGCAAGCCCCTTCCGGACCTGATGCATTACCCGGTAAGACGATAG
- a CDS encoding type II toxin-antitoxin system HicB family antitoxin, with translation MQELKQAFAQAAEDYLEICRKAGKEPQRSYKGSFKVRIAPNLHRRAALRSARLGISLNQLVQAAIEREVGPKS, from the coding sequence GTGCAAGAGCTCAAGCAGGCGTTCGCTCAGGCCGCGGAGGACTATCTTGAGATCTGCCGCAAGGCCGGCAAGGAGCCCCAGCGCTCCTATAAAGGAAGCTTCAAAGTCCGCATCGCTCCCAACCTGCATCGCCGTGCCGCCCTTCGATCGGCTCGCCTGGGGATCTCCCTGAACCAGCTGGTCCAGGCGGCCATCGAGCGGGAAGTCGGACCGAAGTCCTGA
- a CDS encoding diguanylate cyclase, with product MIIAIPIEEDKGLDSLVCAHFGSAPGFLIVDAESGLSRAVGNQNHQHVHGACTPLASLQGERLDGIVVGGIGGGALAKLNAAGLDVFLAAAPTVRETIEALKAGTLQKVEPGMACGHHGHDHGAGPAQGCGHGRT from the coding sequence ATGATCATCGCCATTCCGATCGAAGAAGACAAAGGGCTGGATAGCCTCGTCTGCGCCCATTTCGGATCAGCCCCCGGATTTTTAATCGTCGACGCCGAGAGCGGCCTCAGCCGGGCGGTCGGCAACCAGAACCACCAGCACGTCCACGGCGCCTGCACGCCGCTGGCTTCTCTGCAGGGCGAACGGCTCGACGGGATCGTCGTCGGGGGGATCGGCGGCGGAGCCTTGGCCAAGCTGAACGCGGCCGGCCTGGACGTCTTTCTCGCCGCGGCCCCGACCGTCCGGGAGACCATCGAGGCCCTGAAGGCGGGGACGCTGCAGAAGGTGGAACCCGGCATGGCCTGCGGCCATCACGGCCACGATCATGGCGCCGGGCCGGCCCAGGGCTGCGGCCACGGCCGGACTTAA
- a CDS encoding DUF134 domain-containing protein, with translation MPRPFCPRHIAGHPAAPVFKPAGIPLQDLDEIVMTLDEFEALRLADFEGLYQEQAAERMAVSRPTFSRIIDSAHRKTIDALLHGKSLRIEGGTVEVGRKRCCRLHDQADFDPAPDPKAEIPEKRPGAGPCRRRRFGCTQKTPKENS, from the coding sequence ATGCCCAGACCCTTCTGCCCCCGCCATATCGCCGGCCATCCGGCCGCCCCGGTCTTTAAGCCGGCCGGCATCCCCCTCCAAGACCTGGACGAGATCGTCATGACCCTCGATGAGTTCGAAGCCCTGAGGTTGGCGGACTTCGAGGGTCTGTACCAGGAACAGGCAGCCGAACGGATGGCTGTCTCGCGGCCGACCTTCAGCCGGATCATCGACTCGGCCCACCGGAAAACGATCGATGCCCTGCTTCACGGCAAGTCTCTTCGGATTGAGGGCGGCACGGTCGAGGTCGGCCGAAAGCGCTGCTGCCGTCTTCATGACCAAGCGGATTTTGATCCGGCCCCCGATCCCAAAGCCGAGATACCGGAGAAGCGGCCGGGCGCAGGGCCTTGCCGAAGACGCCGTTTTGGCTGCACCCAAAAAACGCCTAAGGAGAACTCATAA
- a CDS encoding citrate (Si)-synthase, eukaryotic, producing MSALKEKFQAKIGPMRERYQKILKEHGEMKIGDSTIAQTYGGMRSIKCMLWETSALDPNEGIRFRGFTIPELQAKLPKIPGTGEPLPEGLFYLLLLGEIPTLEDAMAVGEDWKKRAQLPEYLLKVLDSLPHDLHPMTQFSLAILALQKDSKFAHQYREGMNKMSYWDPMYEDVMDIIAKLPEIAARIYMRCYKGAKYIAPDPKLDWAANLAHQIGNDKPEFYDLMRMYLDIHSDHEGGNVSAHTCHLVGSALSDAYYSLSAAMDGLAGPLHGLANQEVLRWIMDTMKDLGGVPTKDQLVKYLWDTLNGGKVIPGYGHAVLRKTDPRYVAQREFALKHLPDYDMFKVVSDIYEVAPDILLKHGKAKNPWPNVDAHSGVLLYYYGVTEYDFYTVFFGVSRALGILAQLVWSRATGLPLERPKSVTTEWIEAQIKAAAKA from the coding sequence ATGTCGGCTCTAAAAGAAAAATTCCAAGCCAAGATCGGCCCCATGCGCGAGAGGTATCAGAAGATCCTCAAAGAACATGGCGAAATGAAGATCGGCGATTCGACGATCGCCCAGACCTACGGCGGCATGCGCTCCATCAAGTGCATGCTCTGGGAGACCTCGGCCCTCGACCCCAACGAAGGCATCCGCTTCCGCGGCTTCACCATCCCCGAGCTGCAGGCCAAGCTGCCCAAGATCCCCGGCACCGGCGAGCCCCTGCCCGAGGGCCTGTTCTACCTCCTTTTGCTCGGCGAAATCCCGACCCTCGAGGACGCCATGGCCGTCGGCGAGGACTGGAAGAAGCGGGCCCAGCTCCCCGAGTACCTGCTCAAGGTCCTCGATTCCCTGCCGCACGACCTGCACCCGATGACCCAGTTCTCGCTGGCCATCCTGGCCCTGCAGAAAGACTCCAAGTTCGCCCATCAATACCGCGAAGGCATGAACAAGATGAGCTACTGGGATCCCATGTACGAAGATGTCATGGACATCATCGCCAAGCTCCCGGAGATCGCGGCCCGCATCTACATGCGCTGCTACAAGGGCGCCAAGTACATCGCCCCCGACCCGAAACTGGATTGGGCGGCCAACCTGGCCCACCAGATCGGCAACGACAAGCCCGAGTTCTATGACCTGATGCGGATGTACCTGGACATCCACAGCGACCACGAAGGCGGCAACGTCTCGGCCCACACCTGCCACCTGGTCGGCTCGGCCCTGTCCGACGCCTACTACTCGCTGTCGGCGGCCATGGACGGCTTGGCCGGCCCGCTACACGGCCTGGCCAACCAGGAAGTGCTGCGCTGGATCATGGACACGATGAAAGACCTCGGCGGCGTGCCGACCAAGGACCAGCTCGTCAAGTATCTCTGGGATACGCTGAACGGCGGCAAGGTCATCCCGGGCTACGGCCACGCCGTGCTCCGCAAGACCGACCCCCGCTACGTCGCCCAGCGCGAGTTCGCCCTCAAGCACCTGCCCGACTACGACATGTTCAAGGTCGTCAGCGACATCTACGAAGTCGCCCCGGACATCCTGCTCAAGCACGGCAAGGCCAAGAACCCGTGGCCGAACGTCGACGCCCACTCCGGCGTCCTGCTGTACTACTACGGGGTCACCGAGTACGACTTCTACACGGTCTTCTTCGGCGTCAGCCGCGCCCTCGGCATCCTGGCCCAGCTCGTGTGGAGCCGCGCCACCGGCCTGCCGCTCGAGCGGCCCAAGTCCGTCACGACCGAGTGGATCGAGGCCCAGATCAAGGCTGCCGCGAAGGCCTAA